The segment TTGTCGGCGGCAACCTCACCAACCTTCTGCATCTGCTTGCAACCCCCTTTGAACTTTCCTGGGAAAACTGCATTCTTTTCCTGGAGGATGTCAATGAATCCTCCTACCGGGTGGACCGGATACTTACCCATTTGAAACATGCAGGCAGGCTTGATAGTGTTCGCGGCTTGATTCTGGGAACTTTTGAGAACTGTGATAATATGGAAAATATCTGGGCCCGGGCAATGGAACTTTTCGGAGATACCAATATACCGATCTGGGCCAATTTCCCTACAGGGCATGGTGAGAATAATCAGATTCTGCCCATCGGCGTGGAAGCCGAAATGGACGGCGCCACAGGAAAGCTAAAATTCCTGGGGCCTTGTATTGCATAATTCGTGAACTTTCTGAGTTGGCGCGACGTACAGGGTACAAATTAATTAATCAGCGCCTTTGATCACGCTGTTCAATTTGAATTCAGAATACAGTCATCGACAACCAGAACAAATGCAGGAAAATCGTTCCTTCTGACTTCTGACTTCTTCTAAAAGTGAATCAATGGCACAGCTGCCCCAAATAGCTATATAATTTCCGGCAATAAAACAGGGGACGGACATTGAGAGAATTATTAATCCTGCAGCAATTTTGCAACCTTGTCATGCAGCTTTTCCGCAAGTTCCTGCCGCTCTTTCAGACTATAATTCCCGGTTTCCATGGGCTCGCCCACCCGAACCAGAACCTTCCCAGGTTTCACCAGGAGCCTGCCTTTGGGGAGAATCTCATGGGTACCGATTATTGCTACCGGTACCAACTGCACACCTGATTTTATCGCCAGGGTCATGCCGCCGCTCTTGAAGGGCTGGAGCTTGCCGTCCTTACTGCGCGTGCCCTCCGGGAAAATTATTACCGACGTCCCGTCGGCAATCCTCTGTGCTGCCTCGGCAAGGCTCTTCATCGCCGCCCGCCCCCGGGACCGGTCAATGGAAACATAACCGCCATATCGCATTGCGATCCCAAAAACCGGGACGTCAAAAAGCTCCTTTTTGGCGAGCCACCTGAAATCATGTTTGAGATGGCCCTGAAGCGTAAAAATATCAAATTGGCTCTGGTGATTTGCAGCAAAGATGTAGGGCTTTTGCGGATCAAGTTTTTCCTCGCCCTCAATCGTTACATCAACACCGCTCAACCAGGTGACGATCCTCCCCATATTCCGCGGCAGGGTCTGGATGGTCTGGGCTGTAGCACGAAAGATAACAGCATAGATAATTGTCGTGACACTCACAAGAAAGGTTAATAGCGGGGTAAGAATAAGAACCAGCAATGCCCGGGGGAAATTTAATATATTCATAAACTCTTAGTCTCGTCGTAGAAAATGATAACTTGCAACAAACAATTTACGCAGTAGAAATAACATGTATCTTTGATTTATATACCTTAAAAAAGGCTATACTTTCCAGCAGAGTGTTGAAAAATTACTGCGCCACTATATTTTTCAACATCCTGCCGGAACTTTACAGAGATTTCTCGCCTCAATCAATATATCAAGCGCCTTGAAAAAAATTCTCGTCCGCAATTGTCGGGCTCGCAGATAAGCGGGAGTATAGAAACTTTGGAAAGCACGCGTTGGACGCGTCTTCCCTCCTTTCACTTATTGAAATTATTGGAGGCGATAATTGACGTCCCAGCAAAAAAAGCTCCAGCGACGTTATGAGTTTGTAAGTCTTTGATTTTCCATACTTGAAAGACTTCCATTGTGGGCGACTGTAAGATTCGTCTGTTCAGTATCCGACTTTTTACGAGATTATAAAAATTCAATTGTTTTTCGGTGAGTTAGAAGTATATCTTATTCATTCTTAGGCAAATCCCACCCAAGAAAAAAATCCGCCTCACGGACCATGTAAATATAAAATGAACGAATCCAACAGGGACAATCCCCTAGGCTCAATCCCGATCAACGAAAAGCAGGAAAACGGTAAAGATCTTCCCCAAGGGCTAATTCCGCCCTTGACGCCGCCGCCTTCTTTCCCCAGAAAAAGCGATCCGCCGAGCAGCAAGCCCTTCCGTGTTATAAAATGGACGGCTTTTGTTGTTTTGTTTGCAGTAGCCTTCTATTTTCTCGCAGGATTTCTCCTGATCCCCTATTATCTCCAGACTTTTCTGCCAAAACAACTCGAGAAGATCCTGGACAGGCCGATAAATATCGCCTCCACCGGTTTCAATCCCATAACCCTGACCATGACCTTTCAAAACGGCATAGTCGGTCCTAAAAGAAATTCACCCGAGGATTTTGTTGACCCTCTTTTATCTTTTGGAAAAATAAGCGTGGATTTTGAGCTGCTCTCTTTTATGAAAAAAGGCTTCATCGCTAAAAGCACAAATATTGACCAGCTCTTTATCCATTGTGTTCGAAACAAAGAAAACAAGTATAACATCCTTGAAATAAGCAATGCTTTGCAACACCATCTTGCAGGAACTGGTTCCCTGCCCGCCGGCGCTCCACTTTCCACCGGACCATCCCTGTTCTCGCTTAACAATCTGGTGGTAACCAGGAGCAGTGTTACCTTTGATGATCTCCCCTCCGGTAAGACGCATACCATCAAAGAAATTAATCTGGCCATCCCGGTTCTGACCAATTTTTCATTTCAAATGGAAGACCTGATCAAACCGAGTTTTTCTGCGATTATCAACGACAGCCCGATACGCATGAAAGGTGACACCAGGATAAAGGATGACAGCATTGAGGCAAACCTTGAACTGAATTTAACCGACATCGACCTTCCTGAATACTTAGCGTATTTACCGAGCAATTCTGATTTTCTGGTTACAAAGGGCA is part of the Pseudomonadota bacterium genome and harbors:
- a CDS encoding DUF748 domain-containing protein codes for the protein MNESNRDNPLGSIPINEKQENGKDLPQGLIPPLTPPPSFPRKSDPPSSKPFRVIKWTAFVVLFAVAFYFLAGFLLIPYYLQTFLPKQLEKILDRPINIASTGFNPITLTMTFQNGIVGPKRNSPEDFVDPLLSFGKISVDFELLSFMKKGFIAKSTNIDQLFIHCVRNKENKYNILEISNALQHHLAGTGSLPAGAPLSTGPSLFSLNNLVVTRSSVTFDDLPSGKTHTIKEINLAIPVLTNFSFQMEDLIKPSFSAIINDSPIRMKGDTRIKDDSIEANLELNLTDIDLPEYLAYLPSNSDFLVTKGKADLTLNLTFKTSDKKSQLGIDGAGKISDLRLNDKSGKNLATIPELQISGNFIPLAKTYHITNLVLNNPKILIERDPGGKLNIPVQSPAKEASAASQIKLRIDNILVKNGDLSFIDQSVKGGFAASWKDCGFTFESPATDPAKP
- a CDS encoding 1-acyl-sn-glycerol-3-phosphate acyltransferase, with product MNILNFPRALLVLILTPLLTFLVSVTTIIYAVIFRATAQTIQTLPRNMGRIVTWLSGVDVTIEGEEKLDPQKPYIFAANHQSQFDIFTLQGHLKHDFRWLAKKELFDVPVFGIAMRYGGYVSIDRSRGRAAMKSLAEAAQRIADGTSVIIFPEGTRSKDGKLQPFKSGGMTLAIKSGVQLVPVAIIGTHEILPKGRLLVKPGKVLVRVGEPMETGNYSLKERQELAEKLHDKVAKLLQD